TGCGACTAAATagcatttgaaaattttcccTGGCTTGAAGAAGTGTTTGGTGTAATGTCTTCTCTCAGTAGAGAGCTTGTGTTCCTGATCCTACAGTTCTTGGATGAGGAGAAATTTAAAGAGACTGTTCACAAGTAGGTTGATTTATTATTATACATATGCCCATGTGTGTATTTTGTCTTTACTGGTGATTTGTGATGAATAAGCTCTTTATTACATATAAGTATTCTTAATTATAGGCTTGAGCAAGAATCTGGATTTTTCTTTAACATGAAGTATTTTGAGGATGAAGTGCACAATGGGAACTGGGATGAGGTTGAAAGATACCTTTCCGGTTTCACCAAAGTGGATGACAATAGATATTCAATGAAGATATTTTTCGAAATTAGGAAACAGAAGTATCTTGAAGTTTTGGATAAGTGAGACTCTACTTTCATTTTTTacgaatttaaatttaaatgaagtGAAACATAGAAATTTACACGAGTTTGTCATAATCAGGCACGATCGGTCCAAAGCTGTTGAAATCCTTGTAAAGGATCTTAAGGTTTTTGCATCTTTTAATGAAGACCTTTTTAAGGAGATTACTCAGCTGTTGACATTAGAGAATTTCAGGTATTGAAGAAGTTGTCATTTGTTGATGTTCGCCATTACATTTATTGGAATGCCTTTTATGCGAGTCATTGtttcttagggagaatgaacaGTTATCAAAATATGGAGATACAAAATCTGCCCGTGCCATTATGCTGGTTGAACTGAAGAAGCTTATTGAAGCAAATCCCTTGTTTCGGGACAAGTTACAATTCCCAAACCTCAGGAATTCAAGGCTCCGTACTCTCATCAACCAAAGGTAGATTTCTATGTGGGACAAATATTGAGTAGTGATAAATTGGTTTTTCTTTGTTGCACAACGTATTTAGTTGCTGATTTTGTCCCATTTTTTTGACATGGTGAGGAAATATATTATGTGTGCGTGACTTAAATAAACTCTGTCTCAACAGTTGCAGGGCAACTTGAAATGCTCCCCGAGTCTAGTTTTGTGTCACGTAAATTGTTGCTCTTATGCCATATAAATGCTCCTTGTAGGATTCATATTTTCTAGGTATCGCTACCATGCAAAGAAGAAATTGACACATGCTAATTCTGCAGCTTAAATTGGCAGCACCAGCTTTGTAAGAATCCTCGGCCAAACCCGGATATCAGAACTTTATTTGTGGATCACTCATGTGGACAGTCAAATGGTGTTCATGCGCCTTCTCCAGCTAACAATCCTCTACTTGGAGCAGTACCAAAACCTGGAGGCTTTTCTCCTCTGGGTGCACATGTGGTTGGGATTGTTTTCTGCAGTTGTTATCTTTGTCTTATTGTTTGCTTCTTGCTTACCAACCTGTGATTGACGCGGCAGCCATTTCAAACAACTCCAGCCTCAGTTCAAACCCCTCTTGCTGGTTGGATGTCGAATCCCCCCACTGCATCTCATCCGTCTGTCTCTGGAGGACCTCTAGGTCTTGGTGGTCCATCAATTACTGGTAGCTCTCCTTTTGAATTTAGAGATCTAAATCCTGTTATGGAGTTCCGCACTTTGAAGATTACATTTACACTTGAAATTATGTTTTGCGGACTCTTCACATTTTTATTGATGCTCTGATTTCGAGCAATCATGTGAATCGAAGTCTTTTCCTGCGTAGGTCCCTGCTTTTCTATTAAACAACTATGCTCTTGTTGCAGCTGCTGGCATGAAGCATCCAAGGACTCCATCTACAAATCCTTCTGTTGATTTTCCATCAGGTGATTCTGATCATATAAGTAAAAGAATCAGGCCTATGGGAATTTCCGATGAGGTATTTGGTTAAGGGGTCGACACAATCTTGCACCGTGGATTTCCCCCGATATGCTTTCATATAGtaatctttatttttcattagCAGGTAAGTCTACCGGTAAATGCTCTTCCTGTATCATTTCCTGGGCACGCACATAGCCAGTCTTTCAATTTGCCAGACGACCTTCCCAAGACTGTGGCACGGAATTTGAACCAAGGATCATCTCCCACGAGCATGGATTTTCATCCTATCCAGCAAAGTCTACTTCTAGGTTTGGTCTCCGAGAACTTAGTGCccttgaacttttttttttacaattttggtGTGAAAagtttcaatatatttattctctTTACGGTCTTTGCTTTTGTGATAAACCAGTTGGTACTAATGTGGGAGAAATTGGACTGTGGGAAGTTGGTTCAAGAGAGAGGCTTGTTCAGAAAAGCTTCAAAGTTTGGGATTTGAGTGCATGTACAATGCCTTTACAGGTGCTACCTATttcattattaaatttatttccgATATCCTAAAATTTCTCCCCGACTAAATTTTAAGGCACTTGATTTGAAACATTAAGTTTTGTTGTTTATCTTAGGCTGCTCTTGTGAAAGATCCAGGGGTCTCAGTGAATCGTGTGATTTGGAGTCCTGATGGTTCTTTGTTTGGTAATTGCGATTAATATCAAAGAATGCAGATTGCATAGAAACTTAATGTCTTAATATGACGTACATCGTTCTTCATCCGTTCTTCCATGTAGGAGTTGCATATTCCAGACACCTTGTACAGATATATTCATATAATGGAAATGATGATGTTCGTCAGCATTTGGAGGTATAGTCCcttgttcttttctttttcacttAAAGTTTCACTTTTAGAACTCTTTGCCACCAACTGCTGCTATTGTAGATTGATGCTCATGTCGGAGGAGTTAATGATCTCGCCTTCTCACATCCCACTAAGCAGCTTTCTGTGGTGACATGTGGGGATGATAAGCTCATCAAGGTTGGTTAAAGATAAATTTCTACAACTCTTTTTCAAAACACACCTTTATTAGTGTAATATGTGATATTCAGGTTTGGGATGCCACAAATGGTGCAAAACAATTTACTTTTGAAGGTCATGAGGCTTCTGTATATTCTGTTTGCCCTCACCATAAAGAGAACATTCAGGTAATGGATCCATCATATTACATTCATTATTTCATCTATTATTTCTTGTGGATAAATAAAAGGATGAGGCATAgtcattttgtttttttggatTTCCACTTGATTATGAAGTCTTTCCATGATTTTCAGTTTATATTTTCTACGGCTTCTGATGGAAAGATTAAAGCATGGTTGTATGATAATTTGGGATCTCGAGTTGATTATGATGCTCCTGGTCGTTTTTGCACCACCATGGCCTATAGTGCTGATGGAACAAGGTTGATTACCTGCTTCATAGATGATATTCATGTGCAGTTGTTTCTCTTATGACCAGATTTTAAGTTGGCAACTTTATTGTCCAATGTCCAGGTTGTTTTCCTGTGGGACCAGTAAAGATGGTGAGTCGCACATTGTTGAATGGAATGAAAGTGAAGGAGCCGTGAAGAGAACATATCAAGGTTTCCGAAAACGATCTTTGGTGGTTGTGCAGTTTGACACGACTAAGAATAGGTTCTTGGCTGCCggtgatgatttttccatcaaaATTTGGGATATGGATAATACTCAGTTGTTGACCAGTATTGATGCTGATGGAGGTCTTCCGGTGAGTTTTCTTTGATTACGTcattttatatgcttttatgTAGTGTGTGTGAAATCTTGACTTTACTTCTCACAAATTCAAGGCAAGTCCTCGGATACGCTTCAACAAAGATGGGAGCCTGTTGGCTGTTTCTGCAAATGAAAATGGAATAAAAGTTTTGGCAAATGCTGATGGTCTTCGATTACTTCGCCAGTTTGAAAATCTTGCTTTTGATGCGTCCAGATCATCCGAAGCTTCAAGGGTATTTGATTctattgtttaaatatcttctGAGCCATCTCACTGAGTTGATAATAATCAAAAgcttttcatattattttatcgTGCAGCAGCCTACGCTAATCCCAATTCTAACATCTACCAGTGGTGCTGCTAGCCTCTCCGACAGGGTTGCCACTGCTGGTATCTCTGCAATGGTATCTTTTGTTTTCCTTTCCTGCGGGCGTATTTTTGTTAGTTTTGGCTGTAGTGAAGAATTCCATTTGTCATCTTTCATTCATAAAATGTGTTGGGTTAATGTTAGAATGGGGATGCGAAAATTCTCGGAGACATGAAACCTAGAATAGCTGAAGAAACTAACGACAAATCAAAGATTTGGAAGCTCACTGAAATTAGTGAACCCTCACAATGCCGGTCGTTGAGACTCCCTGAGAATTTAAGAGTAACAAAGGTGAATTCTTTTTCAAGTGCATTTCTTCATCTGATAAATGTATGTATTCATTTGGTAAGATAAACATTCATTAATCACTTCCATTAACGAATGTATGTATTTACCAGTTCCACCCTTTTTGTTTTCACCCATATTAATGTACCTTGATTAGCTTTTATGCCTTTGATATAACTAGGTTTTTCTTGTGTTGATCTCAGATATCGAGGTTAATATATACGAATTCCGGAAATGCTATACTTGCCTTAGCTTCAAATGCGATCCATTTACTTTGGAAATGGCAACGAAATGATCGTAATTCAAGTGGAAAGGTAGGAATTGGGTCAAAGTTACTTCACATCATTTCACAAAGTTGATTCAGCCacgtttgaaatataaaattttcttgaGATCGGGCATTTCATCTGTAGGCAACAGCTAGTGTTTCACCTCAATTATGGCAACCATCAAGTGGCATTTTGATGACAAATGATATCACTGACACGAACCCCGAGGAGACTGTTTCTTGTTTTGCTTTGTCCAAAAATGATTCTTATGTGATGTCAGCATCCGGAGGAAAGATCTCTTTGTTCAATATGATGACTTTCAAGGTAACATATTACCGATTCTTTATATGCTGTATTTGGTTATTGCACTGGATGTAGCTGTCACTTGGTGTATATTAAGTTGTAGCATACAAAGAGCCTGTATATAGATACATTATTGTGCCTACGTTGTGCACATACTCATTCTCTCTATTTCTTATGGACGAGGTCAGACCATGACAACCTTTATGCCTCCACCACCTGCAGCAACATTTTTGGCATTTCATCCCGAAGATAATAATATAATCGCTATTGGCATGGATGATTCTACAATACAGATATATAATGTTCGTGTAGACGAGGTATATCAATTAAGAGCACTTAATAGTTTGTTTTCTGGTGAATGTTATTCTTATGCCTAAAAGTTAAGAGTCAAAGTGGCCTTATTAATCCCAAATTTTCACAGGTCAAAAGCAAGCTTAAAGGCCATTCTAAAAGAATTACAGGTCTGGCTTTCTCACATGCATTAAATGTTCTAGTTTCATCAGGAGCAGATTCTCAGGTAAACGACTTTTTATTATTCGGCCTTAttgtgttgatgattttaagtgTCGCTCATATTTAT
This genomic window from Primulina huaijiensis isolate GDHJ02 chromosome 7, ASM1229523v2, whole genome shotgun sequence contains:
- the LOC140980475 gene encoding topless-related protein 1-like isoform X2, with translation MSSLSRELVFLILQFLDEEKFKETVHKLEQESGFFFNMKYFEDEVHNGNWDEVERYLSGFTKVDDNRYSMKIFFEIRKQKYLEVLDKHDRSKAVEILVKDLKVFASFNEDLFKEITQLLTLENFRENEQLSKYGDTKSARAIMLVELKKLIEANPLFRDKLQFPNLRNSRLRTLINQSLNWQHQLCKNPRPNPDIRTLFVDHSCGQSNGVHAPSPANNPLLGAVPKPGGFSPLGAHVPFQTTPASVQTPLAGWMSNPPTASHPSVSGGPLGLGGPSITAAGMKHPRTPSTNPSVDFPSGDSDHISKRIRPMGISDEVSLPVNALPVSFPGHAHSQSFNLPDDLPKTVARNLNQGSSPTSMDFHPIQQSLLLVGTNVGEIGLWEVGSRERLVQKSFKVWDLSACTMPLQAALVKDPGVSVNRVIWSPDGSLFGVAYSRHLVQIYSYNGNDDVRQHLEIDAHVGGVNDLAFSHPTKQLSVVTCGDDKLIKVWDATNGAKQFTFEGHEASVYSVCPHHKENIQFIFSTASDGKIKAWLYDNLGSRVDYDAPGRFCTTMAYSADGTRLFSCGTSKDGESHIVEWNESEGAVKRTYQGFRKRSLVVVQFDTTKNRFLAAGDDFSIKIWDMDNTQLLTSIDADGGLPASPRIRFNKDGSLLAVSANENGIKVLANADGLRLLRQFENLAFDASRSSEASRQPTLIPILTSTSGAASLSDRVATAGISAMNGDAKILGDMKPRIAEETNDKSKIWKLTEISEPSQCRSLRLPENLRVTKISRLIYTNSGNAILALASNAIHLLWKWQRNDRNSSGKATASVSPQLWQPSSGILMTNDITDTNPEETVSCFALSKNDSYVMSASGGKISLFNMMTFKTMTTFMPPPPAATFLAFHPEDNNIIAIGMDDSTIQIYNVRVDEVKSKLKGHSKRITGLAFSHALNVLVSSGADSQLIVWNSDGWEKQKSKYLQLPSGRSPMSQSETRVQFHQDQIHFLVIHETQLAIYETTKLECIKQWVPRESAALISHATFSCDSQLIYASFLDSTVCIFTAAHLRLRCRINPSAYLASSISNSNGHPQHPLVVAAHPQEPNQFALGLSDGSVHVIEPLESESRWGVPPPNENGSSSSVPNTPLVGASASDQAQR
- the LOC140980475 gene encoding topless-related protein 1-like isoform X3; translation: MSSLSRELVFLILQFLDEEKFKETVHKLEQESGFFFNMKYFEDEVHNGNWDEVERYLSGFTKVDDNRYSMKIFFEIRKQKYLEVLDKHDRSKAVEILVKDLKVFASFNEDLFKEITQLLTLENFRENEQLSKYGDTKSARAIMLVELKKLIEANPLFRDKLQFPNLRNSRLRTLINQSLNWQHQLCKNPRPNPDIRTLFVDHSCGQSNGVHAPSPANNPLLGAVPKPGGFSPLGAHVPFQTTPASVQTPLAGWMSNPPTASHPSVSGGPLGLGGPSITAAGMKHPRTPSTNPSVDFPSGDSDHISKRIRPMGISDEQVSLPVNALPVSFPGHAHSQSFNLPDDLPKTVARNLNQGSSPTSMDFHPIQQSLLLVGTNVGEIGLWEVGSRERLVQKSFKVWDLSACTMPLQAALVKDPGVSVNRVIWSPDGSLFGVAYSRHLVQIYSYNGNDDVRQHLEIDAHVGGVNDLAFSHPTKQLSVVTCGDDKLIKVWDATNGAKQFTFEGHEASVYSVCPHHKENIQFIFSTASDGKIKAWLYDNLGSRVDYDAPGRFCTTMAYSADGTRLFSCGTSKDGESHIVEWNESEGAVKRTYQGFRKRSLVVVQFDTTKNRFLAAGDDFSIKIWDMDNTQLLTSIDADGGLPASPRIRFNKDGSLLAVSANENGIKVLANADGLRLLRQFENLAFDASRSSEASRPTLIPILTSTSGAASLSDRVATAGISAMNGDAKILGDMKPRIAEETNDKSKIWKLTEISEPSQCRSLRLPENLRVTKISRLIYTNSGNAILALASNAIHLLWKWQRNDRNSSGKATASVSPQLWQPSSGILMTNDITDTNPEETVSCFALSKNDSYVMSASGGKISLFNMMTFKTMTTFMPPPPAATFLAFHPEDNNIIAIGMDDSTIQIYNVRVDEVKSKLKGHSKRITGLAFSHALNVLVSSGADSQLIVWNSDGWEKQKSKYLQLPSGRSPMSQSETRVQFHQDQIHFLVIHETQLAIYETTKLECIKQWVPRESAALISHATFSCDSQLIYASFLDSTVCIFTAAHLRLRCRINPSAYLASSISNSNGHPQHPLVVAAHPQEPNQFALGLSDGSVHVIEPLESESRWGVPPPNENGSSSSVPNTPLVGASASDQAQR
- the LOC140980475 gene encoding topless-related protein 1-like isoform X4, with protein sequence MSSLSRELVFLILQFLDEEKFKETVHKLEQESGFFFNMKYFEDEVHNGNWDEVERYLSGFTKVDDNRYSMKIFFEIRKQKYLEVLDKHDRSKAVEILVKDLKVFASFNEDLFKEITQLLTLENFRENEQLSKYGDTKSARAIMLVELKKLIEANPLFRDKLQFPNLRNSRLRTLINQSLNWQHQLCKNPRPNPDIRTLFVDHSCGQSNGVHAPSPANNPLLGAVPKPGGFSPLGAHVPFQTTPASVQTPLAGWMSNPPTASHPSVSGGPLGLGGPSITAAGMKHPRTPSTNPSVDFPSGDSDHISKRIRPMGISDEVSLPVNALPVSFPGHAHSQSFNLPDDLPKTVARNLNQGSSPTSMDFHPIQQSLLLVGTNVGEIGLWEVGSRERLVQKSFKVWDLSACTMPLQAALVKDPGVSVNRVIWSPDGSLFGVAYSRHLVQIYSYNGNDDVRQHLEIDAHVGGVNDLAFSHPTKQLSVVTCGDDKLIKVWDATNGAKQFTFEGHEASVYSVCPHHKENIQFIFSTASDGKIKAWLYDNLGSRVDYDAPGRFCTTMAYSADGTRLFSCGTSKDGESHIVEWNESEGAVKRTYQGFRKRSLVVVQFDTTKNRFLAAGDDFSIKIWDMDNTQLLTSIDADGGLPASPRIRFNKDGSLLAVSANENGIKVLANADGLRLLRQFENLAFDASRSSEASRPTLIPILTSTSGAASLSDRVATAGISAMNGDAKILGDMKPRIAEETNDKSKIWKLTEISEPSQCRSLRLPENLRVTKISRLIYTNSGNAILALASNAIHLLWKWQRNDRNSSGKATASVSPQLWQPSSGILMTNDITDTNPEETVSCFALSKNDSYVMSASGGKISLFNMMTFKTMTTFMPPPPAATFLAFHPEDNNIIAIGMDDSTIQIYNVRVDEVKSKLKGHSKRITGLAFSHALNVLVSSGADSQLIVWNSDGWEKQKSKYLQLPSGRSPMSQSETRVQFHQDQIHFLVIHETQLAIYETTKLECIKQWVPRESAALISHATFSCDSQLIYASFLDSTVCIFTAAHLRLRCRINPSAYLASSISNSNGHPQHPLVVAAHPQEPNQFALGLSDGSVHVIEPLESESRWGVPPPNENGSSSSVPNTPLVGASASDQAQR
- the LOC140980475 gene encoding topless-related protein 1-like isoform X1 produces the protein MSSLSRELVFLILQFLDEEKFKETVHKLEQESGFFFNMKYFEDEVHNGNWDEVERYLSGFTKVDDNRYSMKIFFEIRKQKYLEVLDKHDRSKAVEILVKDLKVFASFNEDLFKEITQLLTLENFRENEQLSKYGDTKSARAIMLVELKKLIEANPLFRDKLQFPNLRNSRLRTLINQSLNWQHQLCKNPRPNPDIRTLFVDHSCGQSNGVHAPSPANNPLLGAVPKPGGFSPLGAHVPFQTTPASVQTPLAGWMSNPPTASHPSVSGGPLGLGGPSITAAGMKHPRTPSTNPSVDFPSGDSDHISKRIRPMGISDEQVSLPVNALPVSFPGHAHSQSFNLPDDLPKTVARNLNQGSSPTSMDFHPIQQSLLLVGTNVGEIGLWEVGSRERLVQKSFKVWDLSACTMPLQAALVKDPGVSVNRVIWSPDGSLFGVAYSRHLVQIYSYNGNDDVRQHLEIDAHVGGVNDLAFSHPTKQLSVVTCGDDKLIKVWDATNGAKQFTFEGHEASVYSVCPHHKENIQFIFSTASDGKIKAWLYDNLGSRVDYDAPGRFCTTMAYSADGTRLFSCGTSKDGESHIVEWNESEGAVKRTYQGFRKRSLVVVQFDTTKNRFLAAGDDFSIKIWDMDNTQLLTSIDADGGLPASPRIRFNKDGSLLAVSANENGIKVLANADGLRLLRQFENLAFDASRSSEASRQPTLIPILTSTSGAASLSDRVATAGISAMNGDAKILGDMKPRIAEETNDKSKIWKLTEISEPSQCRSLRLPENLRVTKISRLIYTNSGNAILALASNAIHLLWKWQRNDRNSSGKATASVSPQLWQPSSGILMTNDITDTNPEETVSCFALSKNDSYVMSASGGKISLFNMMTFKTMTTFMPPPPAATFLAFHPEDNNIIAIGMDDSTIQIYNVRVDEVKSKLKGHSKRITGLAFSHALNVLVSSGADSQLIVWNSDGWEKQKSKYLQLPSGRSPMSQSETRVQFHQDQIHFLVIHETQLAIYETTKLECIKQWVPRESAALISHATFSCDSQLIYASFLDSTVCIFTAAHLRLRCRINPSAYLASSISNSNGHPQHPLVVAAHPQEPNQFALGLSDGSVHVIEPLESESRWGVPPPNENGSSSSVPNTPLVGASASDQAQR